In Methylocystis echinoides, one genomic interval encodes:
- a CDS encoding methyltransferase, protein MSAVSPSASGARSWRERFLNWRNQRVADPRFQRWAASFPLTRVIARRRAKALFDLCAGFVYSQILLACVRLRLFEILAAGPLHETQLAARLDLSADATRRLLRAAASLKLLRALPGDRYALDDLGASMLANPSVGAFVEHHALLYDDMRDPVALLRGETTTRLSRFWPYAAGHDGDSQACGAYSALMARSQQLIAEDVLDSYSFARHQTLLDVGGGEGAFVAAVAGRHPALRLKLFDLPPVAERARDRLAARGLARVETHGGSFLEKPLPAGADIVTLIRVLHDHDDATARAALGAAHAALPPGGTLLVAEPLAETPGAETIGDAYFGFYLLAMGSGRPRREAEMTQLLQEAGFTAIRRLPTPRPLLASVIIGRRV, encoded by the coding sequence GTGTCGGCTGTTTCGCCCTCGGCGTCGGGCGCGCGCTCCTGGCGCGAGCGCTTCCTCAACTGGCGCAATCAGCGCGTCGCGGACCCGCGTTTTCAACGCTGGGCGGCGAGCTTTCCGCTCACGCGCGTCATTGCGCGCCGCCGCGCCAAGGCGCTGTTCGATCTTTGCGCCGGCTTCGTCTATTCGCAGATTCTTCTCGCCTGCGTGCGGCTGCGGCTGTTCGAGATTTTAGCGGCCGGTCCGCTGCATGAAACGCAGCTTGCGGCGCGCCTCGATCTCTCGGCCGACGCGACGCGGCGTCTGCTGCGCGCCGCCGCGTCGCTGAAGCTCCTGCGCGCGCTGCCGGGAGATCGGTATGCGCTCGACGATCTCGGCGCGTCGATGCTCGCCAATCCGTCTGTCGGCGCCTTCGTCGAGCATCATGCCCTGCTCTACGACGACATGCGCGATCCGGTCGCCTTGCTGCGTGGCGAGACCACGACCCGGCTTTCTCGGTTCTGGCCTTATGCGGCAGGCCACGACGGCGATTCGCAGGCCTGCGGCGCCTATAGCGCCTTGATGGCGCGCTCGCAGCAGCTCATCGCCGAAGACGTGCTCGACTCCTATTCGTTCGCGCGCCACCAAACCCTTCTCGACGTCGGCGGCGGCGAGGGCGCCTTCGTTGCGGCCGTCGCGGGGCGTCATCCGGCGCTGCGCCTGAAGCTCTTCGATCTGCCGCCGGTCGCGGAGCGCGCGCGCGACAGGCTCGCGGCGCGGGGGCTCGCGCGCGTCGAGACGCATGGCGGCAGTTTTCTCGAAAAGCCTTTGCCCGCCGGCGCAGACATTGTGACGCTCATCCGCGTGCTGCACGACCATGACGACGCAACGGCGCGCGCGGCGCTGGGCGCAGCCCATGCGGCGCTGCCGCCGGGCGGGACGCTGCTCGTGGCCGAGCCCCTGGCCGAAACGCCGGGCGCCGAAACGATCGGCGACGCCTACTTTGGCTTTTACCTGCTGGCCATGGGCAGCGGCCGGCCGCGCCGCGAAGCCGAAATGACGCAGTTGTTGCAAGAGGCTGGATTTACAGCCATTCGCCGCCTTCCGACGCCGCGGCCGCTCTTGGCGAGCGTCATTATCGGCCGGCGTGTGT